In Sphingomonas sp. SUN019, the genomic window CCAGGCTGATCAGCGTCGTCGGATGGAATGGTCGTTCGAGAAAGGTGACATTTCCCAGTGTCTCAAGCAGCCGCACGGCACCGGGATTGCGCTCCAGTCCGCCGCCACGGGCGGTGAGCACGATGAACGGAAAGTCGGACCATTCGGCTTGGTCCGCCAGGAAAGCGGCAAGCTCGCGCAGATCGGCTCCGCGCATCGCTTCCTCCGTGACGATGGCGAACCCGGCACCGTCGCGCAACGCCTTTGCGAGCGACGGTACATCCGCAGCTGCCGCCGCATCCAAACCAGCTTCTCGCAGCATCGCCTCGGCGACGGCGGCATCGCGACCGTGCGGCGCTAGGATGATGGCGCCTTCCGAACTTGTGCGGTTCAAAACGACATCACGCTTTTTTCATGTCGAGAAGCCCGGACGCGTCCCCCACCAGGTCGGGCACGCCACGCAGGATGCCTTGGAAGCCGGTGAGTGGTTCGCCCAGCGTGATGCCATTCCCGCCGATCATGAATTCCCTTATGGTGTCCTCGTGTGCGCTCGTCCGCTTCTTAACGATCGAAATCGCGCGACGGACCCGACCCAAGGCCTCGAAATAGCGCAGCAGGATCACCGTATCGGCAAGGTAAGTCACATCAACCGGCGATTTCATGTCGCCGACGAGGCCGTGCTGGGCGACCGTCAGGAAGGTCGTGACGCCTTGCCTGTTCAGATACTGCAGCAGCTCGTGCATGTGCAGGATCAGCGCCTGTTCTTCGGGCATGGCCGCCTGGTAGCCATTGAGGCTGTCGACCACGACCGTACGTGCGCCATTCTTCTCGACGCGAACCCGGACCCGTTCGGAAAATTCGCCGGGGGTTAGTTCAGCTGCGTCGATCTGTTCGATCACGAGTTTGCCGGAGTCCACCATCGCTTGCAGGTCGATGCCAAGCCCCTTCGAGCGCTCGAACAGAAGACCCAGTTCCTCGTCGAAAACGAACATCGCCGCGGTTTCGCCACGCTCGATGGCCGATTGGACGAAGGTCAGGGTCAGCAACGACTTGCCCGTACCGGCTGGCCCGAGGATCAGCGTACTTGCGCCACGTTCGAATCCACCCCCGAGCAGCCCGTTTATCTCCGGGTTATTGATTGGGACCGTCTCACGCCTGAACTTGGTGTGGTGTTCGGATGAAACGAGTCGAGGGAAGACCCGAATACCTCCGGTGTCGATCACGAAGTCATGAAAGCCTCCGCGGAAGCGGCGACCTCGGTATTTGAGCACGCGCATCCGCCGACGTTCGGCGCCGTAATTGGGCGATAGTTCCTCGAGGCGAATGACCGCATGCGCGACGCTGTGCACGGTCTTGTCGAGCACATCGGCGGTGAGGTCGTCGAGCATCAGCACGGTCGCCTCGTGATGCGAGAAGTAATGCTTCAGGGCGAGGATCTGGCGGCGATACCGCAGCGAACTTTGCGCCAGCAGTCGGATTTCCGACAGGCTGTCGAGCACAACGCGAGACGGCTTCACCCGCTCGAACGCTTCAAATATGCGCTTGGTCGTCTCGCCAAGTTCGAGATCTGACGAGTAGAGCAAGCTCTGCTGCTGCTGATCATCGAGCAGGCTTTCCGGCGGCACGAGTTCGAACACCTCGAAGCCCTCACCGAACGTCCAGCCATGCGATGCAGCGCCGTCGCGCAACTCTTCCTCGGTTTCGGAAAGCGTGATGTAGAGACCCTTTTCGCCCGCTTCGGCTCCTGCCAGCAGGAACTGGCTGGCAAGCGTGGTCTTGCCTGTTCCGGGACTACCTTCGATCAAAAACAGGCGCCCTTCCGAGAGGCCGCCAGCGAGTATTTCGTCCAGCCCAGCAACGCCGGTCGTGTGGTTCGTCATCAATCCCCGCCTCTTCACGACAAACTCGTATCAGCTCGGCTTCGTCAAAGCCTTGCCTCGCGTCAATCGACGAATGTCAGAACTGTCCTTAGGACAATAGCAAACACAGCCGGTTGATCGCGACCAGCGGCGCGCTCAGTCGATGTTTCGTCGATGCGGTACGACTGAAATGAAGCGCGCCGCTGCGGCCCTGGATTCGATGGACGAGCGGCCGCTCAGACCATCTGAGCGCTTGAAGTCGGCTGGTCCGCATCCACCAATCGCCGCCGCCAATCGTCTTTCGCCCGCGGCCCGCTCGATCCAGCCCGGGACTGCGATAGCTTGGAAAAGTTTCGCGTGCTCGCCATCAGAATCTAACGCGCGGCAATTTCATTTGTTATCAGCAAGAGTAATCATCTACTCCCACAATCCTGACGGCTCGCCGCATAGGCAGCATGCGCTAATTTACCCAGCGGGTATCGTCGTCGCGCGCTTCTGTTTGCGCTACATCGTATGTCGCGGCCGCTTCGGCTTCAGGAGCCCGCAAGATCAGAAATTTCTGTGCGTTCACCGAGAGCCTGCCTCGCTGCTAAGGCCTGAGCCGATCAGCGAGCATCTTTATTCAGTAAATTACGGAACGATGGGTCCCCGCGATTGTAAGTGCCGACCCAGAGCATGGGTTTCTCCTGGCCCGGTCAGAAATGGCCGGGCCTTTTTTGCCGTCGCCTGCGCGGCCGTGGCTAGATCGCCCGTCGATCGTGTTCGGCGCTCCCGTGTGCCGCCTCGATCATCGCCCGGGCCACCAGATCGTAAGCAGCCCGCCAAGCCTCCCGCGTTGGCAGATCGACCTCCGGGCTTGAGATGCGGTCGATCATCCAGAGCAATGCATCTCCAACCATCGGATAGTGCTCCGCTCTCGCGCCGTAGGCGACGTGACGAACGGCTAACTCCCGAAGTGCGGGAAGAACATCCTGTTGGTGGCTAAGGCCAGTTACGATCCTGGCGAGCGCGGCGATCAGCAGGCGTCCCTGCTCTGCTATGTCGTCCTTGAAGAGGCTTCGGGTTTCGGGTGCGAGCTCGAACAGCCGGTTATAGAACGCGAGGGACGCCTGATCCCCTGCGCGCAAAACCATCTCGAAACTCCGCCGGATCAATTCAACCTGTTCTTGTCGCATAACCCTCCAGGACTGCGCGATGTAGGAAAGTTTCAGTGCCAGCGATGTGCGCAAGCGGCCTGATCGCCCTCGACCTTGATGGTCGGAGACTGCCATCATTAATCAATCGCCATGTCTAGCGGTATTCCTAACTCCTAACGAAGCTGGCTATCCTTGCTGGCCCGGCGGTTGATCCCTCCAGCCCGCCGATCAGCGTCCTGAGACGCTTGGCAACCAATGCAGGTTCTGGCCCCCGGAAGGGCTTGGCGACGGGGTTCTGGAATATCCTCACCGCACATGACGCAATACGGTGTGCCGAGGCCGGTCGGCATTCGTAAGCGCGCGGCCATCACGGCATCCGAGACCGTGTCCTCAATCTGATCCTGCACGGCGCCATCGCCAGCCCAGCCACTCGCCACTGGTTCGCTCCTGCTCATGTCGTGACCATCTTGTATCAAGCGCGCAACTGGGCTCGACCCGATGGACTGATTTGGGTCAGTACGTCTGGCGTACCGGGAAAGGGACGAAGCCCAATCCTGCGCGTTTATCGGGACATCACCCAACCCAAGACCGAGTGCTCCGACGATGGAAATTCATGACGACGCGTTTCGCGTGAATACGGAGGCCGGATTGGTGATCCTTGATGGGCCGCGCGGGATGGCGCTTACCCTAACACCCGGCGCAGCGATACGGTCCTGCAAGCTGATTATGGATTGCGCGGCAATAGCAGCAGCGGACCCGGCTAGCGCCCGGCCATCGCAGCAGTGCAATTCCGCATTGTCGCCCAAGTCATAACGCGCGGAACTGGTATTATGCCGCCGGCAGCAGGAGCATTCGCTGCTGCTGCCAACACGCCGGGATAATCGTGTCCAGCGTTACCGTGCGCGCCGATACTCCGGTCCGCAGTGCGCCCGCGAGAATCGCATCGACCACCGCGGGGCTAAGGAACGCCAGCCGCAGCACACGGGTCAGATAGGACGAGCTGATCCTCTCCTTCGCGGCAAGTTCCACAAGCCCCAGTTCGCCCTCGCGAAGCACGCCCCACCAACGCCGGGCCTTGATAACCAGCCCGATCAGCGACACGTCGACGACCGCGGCAGGCGCGCACCCATTGGCCTGCACCAGCCGCACCGCGCCGCCGGTGCGGGTCAGCCGCAGCGCCGAGTGCAATGTGGTGACCGCGAGCGCCTCGCTACCTGCGCTCAGCTGCAAGTGCGCCGCGACCGCTGCGGTCGCGAGGTCGATCTCGACCGCGTCGTCGTGAATTCGGACCCGCGCAATCATCGCGCGCAGCACGGCCCGGTCGCTCTTCGCGGCATGCCGGGCTACATCCACGCTGCGTTTGGTAAGCGGATGGATGTCCGCCGGGCGGACTATGAGCCCGAGGGTCGCCGCCAGCGCCAGCGGATCATCGAACGCGCGTGAGATCGTCCGTGCGACCGCGGTCTCGATCTCGAGCGCGGGGATCCGAACCCCCGCTTCGTTATCACCGCCCCCGTGATGCACGGCACGGCTGACGTAGTAGCGGTATCGCACCTTGCCTTTGCAGGCATGGGTCGCGATCAGCGGAACCCCGGCTGCATCGACGATCAACCCGGCAAGCAGGCTCGGGCTTGCCGCGCGGGCAGCGCGCCGCTCGCCGCGGACATGCGTGTCAAGCCGGTGCTGAACAGCGTCCCAGGTCGCGCGATCGATGATCGCTGTATGCAGGGCAGGATAGACGTGCCCGTTGTGATGGACCTCGCTGACATAGGCGGGGCATTTGAGGAACGCATGGATCTGCCCGCGCGTGAACACGACCCCGCCGAACGCCTTGCCGCTACCGATCCGCGTGCGCACCGGTGCGCCGATCCCTTCTCGTGCCAGCTGCTCGGCGACCAGCCGGACGTTGCCGGTCGCGATGTAGCGCGCAAAGATGTCGCGCACGATCGCGGCATGCTCCTCGACGATGGCAAGGCTGCGCCCGTCCGGCCGGTAGCCAAGTGGCGGCGTGCCGCCCATCCACATGCCCTTCGCCTTCGAGGCCGCGATCTTGTCCCTGATCCGCTCGGCGGTGACCTCGCGCTCGAACTGCGCAAAGCTCAAGAGCATGTTGAGCGTCAGCCGTCCCATGCTGGTCGTGGTGTTGAACGACTGGGTGACGCTGACGAAGCTGGTGCCCGCCGCATCAAACGCTTCGACCAGCTTCGAGAAGTCGAGCAGCGAGCGGGTCAGCCGGTCGACCTTGTAGACCACGATCGTGTCGATCCGCCCGCCTGCGACATCGGCGAGCAACCGCTGGAGCGCGGGGCGCTCGAGCGTACCGCCCGAGATGCCGCCATCGTCATAAATCTCGGGGAGCAGCGTCCAGCCTTCGGACGCCTGGCTCAGCACATAGGCGGCGCACGCTTCGCGCTGCGCATCCAAGCTGTTGAAGTCCTGCTCCAACCCCTCCTCACTCGATTTGCGCGTGTAGATCGCGCAGCGGACCCGCTTCATGCCGCCTTTACCTTCTGCTTCAGCCCGAAGAACGCTGGGCCCGACCAGCGCGTGCCGGTGATCGCGCGCGCGACCTCGCTCAGGCTGTTCCAGTCGCGGTCATTCCAGCGGATCACCCGGTCCTCGCCGACTGTCACGATGTGCACGACGCCGTTCCATTCGCGGACCAGCCGCATGCCGGGCACCGCGGGCGAGGTTCTCGTGCTGGCCGCCGCCAGCTGCGTCAGCTTGCCGAACGTCGCCCGGCTGTGTCCGCCGAACATCTTGGCCTGGATCTCCCAGCCGAGCGCCAGCCGCAGCATCGCCGGGCTGACCTTCGGGACGACCTGACCGGTGACGCTGACCCACTGCGCGCGCAGCTGCGCCGACGACATGGTCGCCAGCGCCGCCAGGCTGACATCGAGCTTATTCTGTGCGATCGTCATGCTTACACCACCGCGATGATGCGATAGCAGGTCGTCTCGTCGCGTTTGCTGCGCTCGATCTGATGCCCCTTCTTGCGCAGCCCGGTGAGCGCCGCACGCATGGTATGCGCCATCCAGCCGGTCGCTTCGATCAGCTCGATCGGGGTTGCGCCTTTGTCGCGGCGCAGCAGTTCGATAACTTGCTCAATCTTGCTGCCGCTGCGCAGCACGCTCGTCACGCTGACCGTGACCAGCGGTGAGCTCTCGACGATGATCGCGTGGTCTTCGGCACATCCGGTCCGGCGTTGTCGATCAGGCCGCGCCCCGCATCGGTGATGGCGAGGCCGATCCGCTGATCGCTGTCCTCGCGCCAGACGCGGACCAGAACGGTCTCAGGCTGTTCGACCACAAGCGCATGCTTGAGTAGCGGGGTGATCGCCTTTGCCACCTCGGCGGTCTTGTCCCTGATGCAGTCCTTCAGCGGAAACACATTGCCATCGTCGCGCGCGGCGGCGGCCGATAGCAGGATCAGCTGGAGGTCAGTGAGTTTGAGATTCTTGGCCATGAATGGTCTCCGGAGCGGGACCAACACCATCGTCGGCCCCACCACCCAGAGCCCCGCCGATCACCCGGCCGGGGCAGGAGCCGCGCTGTTCGCGGCCCCGTTCACACCAGCACCAATGCTTGCTGTTGCAGCGAAGTCGAATGAAATGGGCGGATCGGATGCAGATTGACTGGTTCTACCATCGTCGGCTGCTCGAACGCATCGGCACATCCCGCCTGCCGAAACCAAGGAGGGTGCTGTCAAACCAAATGCACCGCCATTCTCCAAGTTGGTTAGTTGACGCCTTTAGCGGCAGAAAATGGCACTTCGTTCTCGACGCGACGCATTATCGTTCTCATGCTTCGGCGCGCGGAAGCGGCCAAACGGGCGGAACGAACCATATCCGGCTTAGTCTGACAGTACCGTAGGCGGCGAGCACGGTCGTGGTCTTGACGGTCCCGGGCGATCCTTGCACGCCGATCACGGCCGCGCGCGACATCGGCCGATCAGTTACGCCGCGTGGATTTCCAATCTCGCAGCGCGCACCCGCACACTTGCGCCACAGAAGCGCGGGCCGAAGTCGGCGTCGGAGGTAATCGCTCTGGGGCGCTGAGATTCCAAGTCAATAATCAGCGGTGCGCTACGATAGCATTACCGATCAGGTACGCCGACGCGACATTCTGACACTCTCCGCCCATGCTCATCGCGCGCAAGTTGAACGAACACGTCGATCGTGACCCCGACATAGCGCGCGATATCGGCACGGCTCAGCGTTGTTCCGCCCTCCAGGATTAACAGCGCTAGCTGCTCGACCGCCCCATCGACGCTGTCAGCGTGGATCGTGGTCATCGATCCGGGATGACCCGTATTGACCGCGCGAAGAAACGCGAACGCCTCGCGCCCGCGCAGCTCGCCGAGGATGATGCGATCGGGCCGCATCCGCAGCGATGCGGACACTAGGTCGTTTGTGGTAACATCGGCCTCGCCCAGCGCGCTCCTCGCTGCCAGAAGACCGATCGCGTTAGTATGCTGCAGTCGGAGCTCGGCGGTGTCCTCGATCAGGATCAGGCGTTCCTGCGCAGGAATCTCACCGATCAGGGCGTTGAGGAACGTCGTCTTGCCAGTCGACGTCCCGCCCGAGATGAGGACGTTAAGCCGCCCACGAACCGCCTGGCGGAGCCCCTCGGCGATTTCGCCGCGGTCGACCAGTTTCGCGACTGCCTCGACAATCGGCTGCGTCGCAGAGGATTGCGTTTGTACATCGTCGAACGATCCTGAGGTAATATAGTGCTCGAGCGTCAGGTTCGTCGAGACGTGCTTGCGGATCGCCAATGCCATGGGCCCGCGGGTCGCCGGAGCCGCGACAACCTGGATCCGTGACCCGTCGGGCAGACCCGCCGACAACAACGGGTGTTCGCGACTGATGCCCTGATGATTGTATGATGCGACCTGCCGCGCGAGCCGCAGCAATGTCGTTTCGTCTAGTTCCGCGATCTCATGCCGCTCGGTCGCCCCGCCAAAGCGTCTCCAGCCACATTTCGCCGGGCCGGTTGACGTATATGTCGGTGACATCGCTCCGCCCGAGCGCAGGCAGAAAGGGGTGCAAGGCAGCTGCGCAGATACACCCATTCGTCGACGGCGGTCTGCGTCACCGCCTGCTCTCGACCTCAGTAAAGTCGAGATCGCGCGCGACGAACACGCTGACGCTCGTACCTTGGCGAACGCTCAGAGTCGGCGGGATGTCGGTCTGGCGGGTTATCGTGGCGGTCGTGCCCTGGACCGATCCGGGGAGCGCGACGATCACCGGGCTATCCACCGACCGCGACGCTAGATTAACCCCGACGTCGAGCACCGACTGGAGTATCGCGCCGCCGAACCGCGCGAAAAAGTGGCTGTCGACCTTGGCTTTGATCCCGCCGATGCCGACTGGATCGGTCGCTGGTGATCCGATCGCGATCGTTGCGCCATCGGGACGGATCAACCGCGTCCAGTTGATCAGCGCGCGCTTTTGCCCGGCGGCCGCGTCGGAGCGATACTCGCCAATCAGGCGGCTACCGCGTGGGATCAGCACTCGCCTGCCGTCAAGCCCGTGCACATCGCGCTGAACGAGCGCGCGCGCAAAACCAGCGCGGGTCGAGTTAAACGCGGTTTCGAGAACCGCGGGGACGATCGTTCCCTGCGGCACCGTCATCGTGCGGTTGGCGATCGTACCTGCACGTGTTCGGCTGGCGTTCGCGTTGTTCTCGGACAAGGGGCTGGCCGCGGCCGTTGGTTCGCCATCTGCGGCTCCCGATCGCGGCTGCGATGTGTCGAGCACTAACGTCGCGCCACCACCAGTCCGTTGCGGCCGCTCGACAATCGGCGGTTGAGCATAGTCCACGCGTTGTAGCGGTTGTTGCTGAATGGTCGGGACAACGGTCTGCTGGCGTGGCTCCCGCGGTAGAGGTACCGCTTGCGGCAGTGCCGCCGATTCAATCACAGGCGGCGACACAAACCTCGGCTCGGGCGGAATGTACAAGGGCGGCGGTGCCTCGAAAGGCGCCCGTTGGACCGTAAGGGCGACAACCGCAGGCGCGGTCAGCGCCCGCCGTCGTCCATCCGAGACGCGGTAGCTGGTGCGCCGCGGTGATGCCACGGCCGTTGAAGACCCCCTTCCAGTAACTAATATTGCTTGAGCAGGACTGATATAGCGGCCGCCTCCGCTACTCGCTGTGGTCGATCCAGATGCGATCATTTCTTCCCTTCGTTGGCTGATCGCGACCGCGTCGGCGACGGCGGCGGCGCGCGAGCGGCTCTCGACCGGCGGTGGTGCGACAACGTGTGCTGGCTGACCGACGCTAGGCGCGTGCGATCGTTCTGACACTTCCGCCCCGCCAAAATGCCAGCTCGGGATGCGCAAGCTCATCGCGACCCTGGCGAGCGCGAACAGGGTCGCGAACAGCGCGATGCCGAAGATCAGCATCGCCGCGAGCAACTGTGCGGCGCGCCGATGATGTCGAGATCGGACGCGCGCCGCGCGAGCAGAGTCGACAGCCACGGTTCGAAAAAAGCAAGCTCGACCCCGAGTACGATCGAGATCGCGAGCGCCGCCAGCGCGGCTCCCATCAACCCGCGCAGCCAACCCTCGAACAGACCGCGCGTGCCATCGAACAGCAGGAACACCGCGAACACTGGCCCCAGCGCAAGCAACAGCCCCGCGATGATCCGCACGATCGCTAACGAGGCCAGCGTGCCGACCAGGAACCCCACGCGCGACCAGCCGAGCGCAAAGCTGTCGAACCCGAGAAACGGCGACGGTGCGACCGACGGTATCTGCGGCGTGCCGTCGGCCCCAAGCGGCGGCGCGACAACCCCAGCGATCGCCAGCGTTTTGAGCGCCTGGTCGACCCCATCTAGCCGCGACGCGAGGCCGCCCGTCGTACCCTGCAACCCGCTCGCGCCGCCGATGCTTGCGGCGACCTCCGCCGGCGAGCGCAGGATCACGTCGTAGATGAGAATCTGATACGCTGGCCAGCTGGTAGCGAGCACCAGGACGACGCCAATCTTGACGAACGTCAGCACGCCGTCGCGGATCGTGGGCACGTGGCCAAGCAACATGCGATAGCCGATCACCGCGATCAGCAGCGTGATCATGCCGGTCAGCAGGATAGACGCGGTCGATCCGGGGGCGGCGAGCGCCTGATAGCCTTGCGCGCCTAGCGTCTGCGCCTGGCAGTCGAGAAACGCGATCATGCCCGGTGCGAACGTCTCGGGACTGGGGATCGCCTGACAGGCGGCGGGCATCAGGCGCGTTCCATCAGCGTGTCGTACCACGCTTCGGGCGCCTCGCCGTGCTCGGCGCGGATCTCGTCGAGCAGGCGGACGGTGCGCTCGCGCCCCGACAGGATCGTCAGCAGTTCATGTTCACCGCTGAGGTTGAGTCGCGCGACCACGCTTTCGTTGCCGTGCTTGATCAGGAAGCAGCGCGCGCTGTCAGGGAACGGATCAGTTCGAACTCATGCGGGGTCAGGCCAAACCCGTTCACATAATCCTCGGCGCGCGCCTTCGGGTTGGCCATGAAAATCTGCGTCGCGGCCTGCTCGATGATCGCGCTTGCGATACGGCTCTCCAGCGCGTCCTGCGCGCTTTGCGTGGCGAAACCGACGATCCCGTTGCGCTTGCGGATCGTCTTTTCCCAATCCTTGATCCGGCGCACGAACACATCGTCGTCGAGCGCCTTCCAGCCTTCGTCGACGACGATGATCGCAGGACTGCCGTCGAGCCGTTCCTCGACGCGGTGGAACAGGTACATCATCGCCGGGGTCCGCACCGCGGGATCGTCGAGGATGTTGGTCATGTCGAACCCGACCGAGCGCTCGGCGAGATCGGTGCGGTCCTCGGCGCTATCGAACAGCCACGCACGCTCGCCGTCGCCCTACCACGGCCGCAACCGCGACCAGAAATCGCTCGCGTGCGGGCGGTGCCCGCCGCGGAAGAGTTCGACGATGTGGCGCAGGCGACGAAACTCGCGCGGCTGCGCGAAGCTGGCGTCGATCGCGTCCTTGATCTGCCCGAGTTCTTCAACATCCGCGCTGCCGGCGAGCAGCGCCAGCCAGTCGATCAGGAACTGGCGGTTGGCGGGTGTGTCGTCGAGCTGGAGCGGGTTGAGGCCCGACGATGTTCCCGGCCGCAGCACATCGTAGCGGCCGCCGATCGACCGGATGAACAGTTCGGCACCGCGATCCTTGTCGAAGAATACGATGCGCGGATCGTATTTGCGCGCCTGCGCAAGCAGAAAGTTGACCACGACGGTCTTGCCCGAGTCCGACGGGCCGATGACGGTGAAGTTGCCGAGGTCGCCCTGGTGGAAGTTGAAGAAGTACGGCCCCGCCGCGGTCCAAATGCTCGATGAGTGGCTGGAGCGCTTAGTTCACGCAGGGTAAGTCGCCTTCGCGATGCGAAGGGTCAGGTCCGCGCGTCGGCCCAATGCGCTTTAAGTTCGCGAGTGACCTCAGCGGGTGTATCTGCTCGCGTTAGGAGCCATATCTTGTCAGCAAGTCGGCGTGTGTAAGCCACATGGCGAGAGGTCGGCATAGGCGTAGCCGACCCGACGAAGCATGATCGTCAGGAACTGCAGGCTGGATCATTCGAGCAGGCGTCGGGTCTATTTCTGATATCATCGAACGGGTTCTTAGGTTTGCGCCCCACGCCAATTACCACCAAGCGCGCGAAACAGGTCGATCTGGGCTCGGGCGATTTGCGCGTCGGCCAACGCGAGCGTGGCTTCGGTATCGGCGAAGGTGCGCTCCGCGTCGAGCTGCGCCAGACTGTCGATCTGCCCCTCGCGTTGCTGCGCGCGCGTGATCCGCGCCGCCACCGCCGCCTGGTCGCGCGCAGCCTGCAGCGCGGTGCGGCGATCGAGCGCCTTGGCATAATTGGACAGCGCGGTTTCGGTCTCCTCCAGCGCGGTCAGCACGGTCCCGTCGAACGTGGCGAGCGCGGCTTGGCTGTCAGCCTCCGCCCCGGCGATCCGCGCGCGCGCCTTGCCCTGATTGAGGTTCCAGTTCAGCAACGGCCCAAGCAGCCAGTTGAGCGGCCCGCCGCCGAACAGATTGCCGAGCCCCGTGCCGGTCGACCCGATCGATCCGCCCAGCGTGATGCGCGGATAGAGATCGGCGGTCGCGACACCGATCCGCGCGGTCGCGGCGGCCAACTGGCGCTCGGCCGCGCGCACGTCGGGGCGGCGCGCGAGCAGCGCCGCACCATCGCCGACCGGGATCGGCTGATCGAGCCGCAGCGTCGTGCCGCGCTCGGCCGCGATGGCCGGCAGATCCTGCGGCGTACGCCCGGTCAGCATCGCCAGCCGGAACAGCGCCGCCTGCCGCTCGGCCGCGATCGACGGCACATCGGCCTGCCGCTGGTTGCGCAACGCGGCGATCCGCGCGCTGTCGAGCGGGGTGGTCATCCCCACCTCGACCCGCCGCTGCGTCACCTTCAGCGATCGATCGAGCAGTTCGACGATGCGCTGCGCCACTGCCAGCCGTTCGGCGGCGGCGGCCGCATCGGCATAGGCGCGGGTGGTTTCGGCGACGATCGAGACGCGCACCGCATCGGCGTCGGCATCCGCTGCCCCCACATCCGCAAGTGCCGCTTCGACACCGCGGCTGATGCGGCCGAACAGGTCGACCTCATACGACACGTCGAGGCCGGTATCGACCGTCCAGTCCTCGCGGTTCGCGCCAGGCGGGGTCTGGATCGCGGAATAGCGGCCGTAGGTCGCGCTCGCGCCGAGATTGGCCTGCGGCGTGCGGTCGTTGCGCACCTCGCGCAACGCGGCGCGCGCCTTCGCCAGCCGCGCGACCGCGACGCGGATGTCGGTGTTGGCCGCCAGCGCATCGCCGATCAGGCCATCGAGCACCGGATCACGATAGAGCTGCCACCAATCCTCCGCGGGCGCGGCGAGGGTCGCCGCCGGGCTGGTCGAGATGAACGCGGCGGACGCGCTTTGCGGAGGCTTGGGCGCGACATAGTCCGGCCCCGTGGCGCAGGCGGC contains:
- a CDS encoding efflux transporter outer membrane subunit, yielding MPRFLIASVSALALAACATGPDYVAPKPPQSASAAFISTSPAATLAAPAEDWWQLYRDPVLDGLIGDALAANTDIRVAVARLAKARAALREVRNDRTPQANLGASATYGRYSAIQTPPGANREDWTVDTGLDVSYEVDLFGRISRGVEAALADVGAADADADAVRVSIVAETTRAYADAAAAAERLAVAQRIVELLDRSLKVTQRRVEVGMTTPLDSARIAALRNQRQADVPSIAAERQAALFRLAMLTGRTPQDLPAIAAERGTTLRLDQPIPVGDGAALLARRPDVRAAERQLAAATARIGVATADLYPRITLGGSIGSTGTGLGNLFGGGPLNWLLGPLLNWNLNQGKARARIAGAEADSQAALATFDGTVLTALEETETALSNYAKALDRRTALQAARDQAAVAARITRAQQREGQIDSLAQLDAERTFADTEATLALADAQIARAQIDLFRALGGNWRGAQT